A genomic segment from Tuwongella immobilis encodes:
- a CDS encoding YebC/PmpR family DNA-binding transcriptional regulator: MGRIFEKRKHSIFKTAAQNSKLYSRYSRQLYMAAKNGVPDPHANPTLRNVIDRAKKENVPSHVIEKAIQRAAGTGGENYQPARYEGFGPGGALVIVDCLTDNVTRTISDVRTCFNKTGSKLSASGSVVMMFDHLAVISFAGTDEDKVMEAMFAADVAVEEVECKDGTITVFAPPGDFYKAKTALHEAFPGLEFEVQEVTFLPREGKELSGDDLVMFDKFLAMLNDCDDVQEIYHNVTRA; encoded by the coding sequence ATGGGACGGATTTTCGAAAAACGCAAGCACTCCATCTTCAAAACCGCCGCCCAAAACTCCAAGCTGTATTCCCGATACAGTCGGCAGTTGTACATGGCGGCCAAGAACGGTGTCCCCGATCCGCACGCCAATCCGACACTCCGCAACGTCATCGATCGGGCCAAGAAAGAGAACGTCCCCAGCCACGTCATTGAAAAGGCGATCCAACGCGCGGCCGGCACCGGGGGCGAAAACTATCAGCCCGCCCGCTATGAAGGCTTCGGCCCGGGTGGTGCGCTGGTCATCGTCGATTGCCTGACCGACAACGTCACCCGCACCATTTCGGATGTGCGGACCTGCTTCAATAAGACCGGCTCCAAGTTATCCGCCAGCGGCTCCGTGGTGATGATGTTCGACCACCTCGCGGTCATTTCGTTTGCCGGAACCGACGAAGACAAAGTCATGGAAGCCATGTTCGCCGCCGATGTCGCGGTTGAGGAAGTGGAATGCAAAGACGGCACCATCACCGTCTTCGCCCCTCCCGGCGATTTCTACAAAGCCAAGACCGCCCTTCACGAAGCCTTCCCGGGACTGGAATTCGAAGTCCAAGAAGTCACCTTCCTGCCCCGCGAAGGCAAAGAGCTCAGCGGCGATGACTTGGTCATGTTCGATAAATTCCTGGCGATGCTCAACGACTGCGACGACGTGCAAGAAATCTACCACAACGTCACCCGCGCCTAA